The Diospyros lotus cultivar Yz01 chromosome 11, ASM1463336v1, whole genome shotgun sequence region ATTAGCCTTTCTTCTGCCTCTCAGGGGCTGAATCATCGTCCTCGTCCTCTCATCTATATCATCGGAGGCATCGCCAAATTCCACACTCTCTTCCTCTTCCAAGTTAAGAAGAGCCAAGCTCCCTGAACCCAAGGACTCCTCTTCGAACTGTCTCAAAAGGAGCTCTCTGGGAGAATCAGGCTCGCTTTCAGTGCCATTCTGCTCCAACCCCAACTTCTTTAAGAAATCATCAGCAATGGACTCACTGACATCATCTAAACTAATTGACCTTACCAGCTTCCCCGCTGTGTAGGCTGATCGAGGCTTTGTAAGCTCGGTTACGTCTGATGACGACGATAATCTTGGTTCGTCTCCTGCTTCTGAAATCGACAGATAATGTGAAAAGGGGTCGAGCTCTTCCACTGCTGATTCTTGGAATTCGGCGCAAACACCATCTCCTTCATATGTGATGTCTTCTTTAGGAGGATCTTGCAAATTATGGCACACTTGGTCTGTTGAATTACATGCCATTTCCTCATAGAAAGCTGTCTCATCATCCTTGAAGAGTTCAGACACATCGATGATTTCAATCGTACTGGTCTCTGTTTGTGGGCAGTTCAACTTCTCCTTTGTGGGCAGTTCCATCTCCGGCGGCTCAACTAAACTTGCCTCAGAATTAACACTCTCCTTTCCAACATTGTCATCTGAGGGCTGGGTAAAATACTGTTTAAGCAGATCCCCTGGTTCACAAAAGATATTAAACCCTTGTGTAGTGCCTGATCTTGCCACATCTAGTTTCTGATAGAGAAAAGCTATTGAAGGTCCTAGCTTCGTACCTTCTTCACCCTGAAATGTTTTGTTGAGCATTTCCATGTCTAAAGATGGTGATGCACGGTGGAAACTTCGGTTTAACCCATTTGGAACACTTCCAACTCTTCGTAGCCTGCCACTGCCACTGCCTTGGCCAACATCTGGTACACCATCCTTTATCCTCGGCGTACCCTCCTTCAGAAGCTTAGGAATAATCCTACTGCCACCCGATTCCAACATATTATCCGCCATCACTGAAAACCCGAAGCTAACATTCAGCACGGCTCCTTCAGCTCTTCCTGTGAGCTTAAAGCTGGTTGTCCACTTCCCAGATCTCCCCTCCCTCTCCATCTCCTCGAAAGTAAGTGGAAGCAGCCTTGTAAGATCAATCCAATGCTTCCCTAAATCAAGCCCAGAAGCACCAACCACAGTGGCATAAAGCACAAAGAGCTTTGGATCATATTTTGCTGAATTATCGCGCACAATTCTTCTCCCGTGCACAAAACACCTATGCATCAAAGTCTCCTCAAATTCAGCCACACCGTGATCAACCCGAGCAGGCAAGGTTCTTAGCACCTCATCCTTCCTTTTCCAATGAACACGTAAACTAATATCATTGAAATTTGCCGGGATGCCTTCAATGGAATGTACATGGAGGAAGAAACAACAAGAGAACCTACGGTTCCAGATGTGGGACAGAGCCTTTAGGGGCTTCCAATTCCATATTGATGATTTCTCTTCCTTCTGTGACACTTGCTGATTAGCAAAGCTTAACTTGGATTGGTGATTAGATGGTGCAATTAAAGTTTTACGAGGGGTTTTATGTAGATAAAGAGCTCTGCTTATTTCTTCAATATCATGCAACAACTGGCCCTGACTCATTTGGC contains the following coding sequences:
- the LOC127812901 gene encoding protein PLASTID MOVEMENT IMPAIRED 1-RELATED 2-like gives rise to the protein MMLSKPESRKSNGGQMSQGQLLHDIEEISRALYLHKTPRKTLIAPSNHQSKLSFANQQVSQKEEKSSIWNWKPLKALSHIWNRRFSCCFFLHVHSIEGIPANFNDISLRVHWKRKDEVLRTLPARVDHGVAEFEETLMHRCFVHGRRIVRDNSAKYDPKLFVLYATVVGASGLDLGKHWIDLTRLLPLTFEEMEREGRSGKWTTSFKLTGRAEGAVLNVSFGFSVMADNMLESGGSRIIPKLLKEGTPRIKDGVPDVGQGSGSGRLRRVGSVPNGLNRSFHRASPSLDMEMLNKTFQGEEGTKLGPSIAFLYQKLDVARSGTTQGFNIFCEPGDLLKQYFTQPSDDNVGKESVNSEASLVEPPEMELPTKEKLNCPQTETSTIEIIDVSELFKDDETAFYEEMACNSTDQVCHNLQDPPKEDITYEGDGVCAEFQESAVEELDPFSHYLSISEAGDEPRLSSSSDVTELTKPRSAYTAGKLVRSISLDDVSESIADDFLKKLGLEQNGTESEPDSPRELLLRQFEEESLGSGSLALLNLEEEESVEFGDASDDIDERTRTMIQPLRGRRKANLLDLLETHEVGMREEGVNERAFWVSPVAGSGGFGSPIYLTPEEPSKLSSS